The Cyprinus carpio isolate SPL01 chromosome B8, ASM1834038v1, whole genome shotgun sequence genome segment tccgttcatcttcggaacacagtttaagatattttagatttagtccgagagctttctgttgaaaatgtatgtacggtatactgtccacgtccagaaaggtaataaaaacatcttcaaagtagtccatgtgacatcagagggtctgttagaatttattgaagcattgaaaatacactttggtccaaaaataacaaaaattatgactttattcatcattttcttctcttccgggtctgatgtgaacgcgactgctgtgactgttgacgtacgacgctgctgacgtgttttctttgttattgggcgcaccagaaaacacgtcagcagcgtcgtgaacgcgctcacatcagacccggaagagaagacaatgctgaataaagtcgtaattttttttatttttggagcaaaattgTATATTCGATgctcaacaaattctaacggaccctctgatgtcacatggactactttgaagatgtttttattacctttctggacgtggacagtataccgtacatacatcctcaatggagggacagaaagctctcggactaaatctaaaatatcttaaactgtgttccgaagatgaacggaggtctcacgggttcagaacgacatgagggtgagtcattaatgacataattttcatttttgggtgaactaacgcttaAAGCTTGATCTTgtgcatttacattcattcattcattcagtaggCAGACACTCATTCATTCTGAAGAGACTGTAACTGAAGAGTGTTGCAAAACAAAGTTCCAGAATCGCTCACGAAAGCATGAGCTTGAACAGAGATGTGCAAATTTCACCGAGCACTTACATAACAGCTTCAGACAACTTAATTGGGAACTGCAAGATAATTTGCGGTTTAAGTTGAATTGTAATAATTAGTCACATGCTTGTTTGATTAAAAGACTTGGTCATCCAACATCCAATAAACAGCTTGGATgcataaaagcattattttttttcgaTAAGCTGATATACTCTGATGTACTTCACAATACAGAAGCAGAAGAACTTCCATTGTTTGGTTTGTGTTGGCATTGGAGTGCAATGCtgatttttcctgttttcattcatttttgatcTCAGAAAGCAGGAGAAATACAGGAGGAATCTGTTGTGAGTCCTGTAGCAAGCCCACCTCCAGCGATTTCCGTCCTGTCTCCCAGAGCCACACAGATGGCCGGCTGCATCCGCATGTGTGAGCGGAAACACAAGGCCAAAGCAAAGGTGCCACATCTGGAATGAAGAAGTTTTCGTAcactaatttagtttttttcaaagaacactgttattcagcaaagatgcatttaaattgatcaaaagtgaccaaaagatttttatttcaaactaattctgttcttttgaaccttctattcatcaaagaatcctaaaaaaataaaacatatcatggtttccagaaaaatattgtgcagcacaactgttttcaacattgataataatcagaaatgtttcttgagcatcatattagaatgatttctgatcatgtgacagtgaagactggagtaatgatgctgaaaattcagctgcacatcacagaaataaattctattgtTCAGTTTATCCCAATATAAAACAgttagtttaaattgtaaaatattttaccatttttactgtatttttgatcgattaaatgcagccttggtgagcagtagAGACTTCTATCATTGATGCATGTAATGCACGTGTGTGTTCTCTCTCAGGTGGAGCTGAGTCTCAGACTGGAGCAGCAGGAGCGGCTGGTGGCCACAGTCTCCAGCTGTGAGTCTGAGCAGCTCAAACGCTACGAGGAGCTGATGGAGCTCAAACAGAGACAGGAGTACCAGAGCATGAGGGACATGATGGAGAAAGAGTATGGCATTTCTGAACTCTTCATTCTCATCTACGAGTTGAGATGATGTTTGAATCATGAGTTGTTAAAGCAGTGTTTTGTGTTTAAAGGACACAGGAGAGTCTCGGCCGGCAGGAGAAGCTGCGAGAGGAACACAGACACCGAATGAAAGTGAGTCTGAACGGATCGTTAGGATCTGATATTTTAGAAATCTGATATTTTAGAAAGTTAAGCTCTATCAGCAGCATCTGTGACATAATGTCCATTAACACAGGAATCATTTGGActtgtttaaataaacaagaaatgctTTAAAACCAGTTCTGGATTCCAGAGCgtttaatataactttttgtttattgtttttttttttttaggatatatataaaaatataatacgttttttttaatataaagaactaacttacaattattgtattatatttcagcaagttgccaaagcaacatttattatgtactaaaatactgaaaaaattaaataaaataaaaactgtagagacgtattaaaaaaaaaaaatagaaaattacaaaagcacacaaaagtttactttttaattaaatttaaaattaaaatggaatgtatgtgtgtatatataaatatgtaaatacatgtatattaaaactaattcaatttataaataaaaactcagtgatactaaaataacactgcttagAATGTAGCTATAATCTACATATcttatattttactgtacattcatttaattttgtctgtGATCTCTGTGACATTTTACGTCGGTTAGGTTTGTCTGCAGGTTAGACAGTAATACCACAAAAAAGCTTGGtatattaataactaaataaatggcAATACCTGGAATACCAGAGCTATGTTGGGTAAAAGCCTAGTTTTTGTGTGTTGCAGATCCTGAACCTGCGTCTGCGGGAGGCGGAGCAGCAGCGTCTGCGGGAGGCGGAGCTTGAGCGTCAGCGGCAGGTGGAGGGCAGAGAGCGGCACAGAGCTATCAATGCCATACAGGAGGAGGTGCTTCAGCTCAACCAGCTCCTACAGCCACGCCCCTCCACACAAACAGACCCCGCCCTCGACCACACCCCCTACATCACCCGCGGCAACCAGCTCTGCTCGCAGGTGTCAGATGTGGTGCCGGCCTCTGCAGACGTGAGTCCACATCCACCTCATCTTACGATTATATAAGGACTTCTGCtgtccaaggctgcatttatttgatcaaatatatagtgaaatatcattacaatttaaacaaactaTTTTCTATAGAGATATAtttggaaatgtaatttattcctgtgaattttcagcatcattactccagttttcagtgtcagaaatcaatctaatatgatgctcaggaataaattacagtttacagtatattcacataaaaaaacagctcttaaattgtaatattatttcacatttctactgtatttttgatcaaataaatgcagccttggtgagcagaagagattctTGCAATGTATCTATTTCCTAACTTATGGCAGGCAGTGCATGCATGTTAATTTGAAtacatatactttattataatgatgCATGATATGCTCCTGTAACTTAAATGcagtgtaagtcgctttggataaaagcatctgtgaaatgcatgaatgtaaataattttgCAGGGTCAGTTTCCCAGCGTGGAGGATTTGACCGTGGCGGAGCGAGCGCTACAGGAAATGAGATCACTAGTCAGAAACCTGCAGGGCGAGGAGGCACAGGCTGccgagaggaagaggaaggagcAGGAcgaagaggaggagaagaagaagagacaCGAGGAGTTGAAAGCCCAGCAAGAGGAGCAAAAGAAAACCGCAGCACGATCCGCTAAAGAGAAAGCCAAGAAAGAGGGTGAGGGAGCTGAAGAACATGCGTCAAGCTCTAAAGGAAGCAATGTGTAATGTAAACATcactaatgaaataaaacaaattttaatatcatATGCAGGTCTTCAGACCGGAGCAGATGAGAGCACTTTAAAGTGGTACAGCGCGCTGCAGGATGCGGCCAATCAGTGCGCTCAGGCGTGTGATGAGCTCAGCAGAGCTAAAGACACGCAGGTTAGACGCCCGTCAGCTCGGTGTAACATCTATTGGATGCTGTATGGTGACGATAATTATCTTGCACTTATGTTGCAGacgaaaaaattaaaaatggagcTGCAAAAGGCCGCAACCACACCCGTGAGCCAGATCGCAAACATCTCAGGTGAGACGAACGTGAGAAACACCAGCAGAGAGTAATGAAGAACTGACATGATTTCTGACAGAAACACCCAAAGTGAAATTAACGTTTTCATTttgctaaaaactaaaacaagttTCCAtctgaactgtttttatttttttttagtcatcgTCTATGCACACATTTAAGTCtttgtgtaattttagtattattattgatacactattatagtttttattaatatctctattttatttttatatttcctattcttttattaattttaagtaggTTAGTTATAATACTTATGttatcatttttagtattttttacatgtgtatatatagtgtacatgcatattatatatagtttttatttttcagttaattttagttttagttatttttgtatttcaagttaaactaaaccaaaaatgagaaattaaattgaaaagaaattaattataagtttttatttgatttcatttcacaTTCGTTTTATATCAAGTAacgaatatattttttaataatcagttaattaatgaaatgcatttaataactGACGGTTAAATAAAAGCTGAGTTTTATACAAACATTTAGAAGATGTTTCTACTCTAATTCATTagtataatttaaacatttaaacagtggctgtaataaaaacttgttttcataacagatttcttcaaaaatacattaaataatgaaaacatcacTAACAgtgatgtaaaaatataataaatatgttatatattccatacatttagcaaaatgctccctTCTAAGGTTATTTTTGGCTAATTATCGAGCTTTGTATCTGACACGCCATATTAAAATGtgccaaaatggcatttattgattgaattttgttatacaatttacataatttgaacattcagactttgtttcatatcaaaagcaACGAAGCACGAGTTTGTTACAAATAAGTTTAGTGACGTTTTGTTGACACATCAACTGAAAAACGCATTGATTTTGACAGTTCATCAAAATGGAAATTCATTAAATAGATTCTTCAGTGCATCACTAATATAAAGTTGACCTCGTGCACGTAGGTGCGCCGCTGAAGGAGGCCTTTGAGAAGATCGACAAACTGTTGTCCAGCCGTCCAGTGACGTCCGCTGGAAAGACAGTCTCTGCGTCCCAGCATCCTCAGGGGCTGGAGTTTGTCAGTTATAAACTGGCAGAAAAGTTTGTGGTAAGGCAGATTTTTACATACATAAGGAGATTTTTGGAGGCAgataaaggggtcatcagatgcacgttttccacaagttgatatgattcttttgGGCCTTAATGAAactctataacatactttggttaagatttctcaatggtagtgtaaagcAACACTGTTTTTACCCTGTCAAACTAAATCCGGTTtcggtgcatgtccctttaaatgctaatgagctctgataaccccgcccctctcttccatgcAGTTCTCATGAGACGGTTTACTTTAGTCGCAAGTCGAATCTTGCAAAACAGCACATTATAAGGAAAGCCGCTTTGCAAAGATTCTTAAAAACCCAgaatactcacttcttctggaggtgaagctggatcacgaatgatttgcatGAACTTAAATGCATTTGTGTAGATCGGTGGCGCAATCCCTTAAAGAACAAcactgtgtcttcagcggctcagatgtcgtgagtaaatgatgactgctatgttcattataacATCTACTTCTGCTCCGGTGTGACTGATatcagctcactcagggcggagcTGTGATTAaaacaccagtgtcaatcaaaaattgtgggaggggcctgggtctgtgaGACGTCATACAGCCGAGAAGCTGAGAACGGCTTGGAGttattattttgggggatttaaaaaaaaaaaaaaaaacacttggtggatttttatcattgtaaggTGGTTGCATACACACACTTCTGTCACACATTTAAGTTCAAACAACATGCAAAAGTGaatttgcatccgatgacccctttgaTAACTCATTCCACAGAAACAAGGAGAAGAGGAGGTGGCGTCCAATCATTCGGCAGCGTTCCCCATCGCCGCTGTGGCGTCGGGCATCTGGGAACTGCATCCTAAAATTGGAGAGCTTATACTCGCCCACCTCCACAAGAAGTGTCCATACGCTGTGCCGCACTATCCCCCCATGGAGCGGGGCACGTCTGTGGAGGATACCAGAAGTAAGTGTGTTACTTCACTCGGCTGGAggagccgttcacacagaatgtgttttacTCAGTTGTCTACGCACACAGGCAAGGCTTAGTGTTATTTTATCATCAATCATCatcttcttttattttaactttagtttagttaagttttagtaatttaatatttttaataatttagttttattttatttaaatattttcctattcatt includes the following:
- the LOC109086904 gene encoding nucleoporin GLE1-like, with amino-acid sequence MPSESLRFETLEALKNSPKGKLNYSPDWLEKGEDILAGCVEVSSLSPLSGQILKRLSPRPLLKTRSLSSCVRDTSPEVSEGLSAGASVPISPRQISSPPPVSLHAEDDEQKAGEIQEESVVSPVASPPPAISVLSPRATQMAGCIRMCERKHKAKAKVELSLRLEQQERLVATVSSCESEQLKRYEELMELKQRQEYQSMRDMMEKETQESLGRQEKLREEHRHRMKILNLRLREAEQQRLREAELERQRQVEGRERHRAINAIQEEVLQLNQLLQPRPSTQTDPALDHTPYITRGNQLCSQVSDVVPASADGQFPSVEDLTVAERALQEMRSLVRNLQGEEAQAAERKRKEQDEEEEKKKRHEELKAQQEEQKKTAARSAKEKAKKEGLQTGADESTLKWYSALQDAANQCAQACDELSRAKDTQTKKLKMELQKAATTPVSQIANISGAPLKEAFEKIDKLLSSRPVTSAGKTVSASQHPQGLEFVSYKLAEKFVKQGEEEVASNHSAAFPIAAVASGIWELHPKIGELILAHLHKKCPYAVPHYPPMERGTSVEDTRSKILGYRVDDSKVEGQDSFLKRMSGMIRLYAAIIQMRWPYTGKQGPHPHGLNHGWRWLAQILNMEPLADITATISLDFLEVCGNALMKLYRGQFWKLILLIYEEYFPRIEAVTSTGQMGSVTRLKQFLETSLRTKQIPVPKCELGSAFFKS